One segment of Pyrococcus sp. ST04 DNA contains the following:
- a CDS encoding FAD-binding oxidoreductase, whose protein sequence is MLPEKSEIVVIGGGIVGVTIAHELAKRGEDVTLLEKRFIGSGSTFRCGTGIRQQFNDEANVKVMKRSVELWKKYSEEYGFSFEQTGYLFLLYDEEEVEEFKKNIAIQNKFGVPTRLITPEEAKEIVPLLDISEVIAASWNPTDGKADPFASTTAFALKAREYGAKLMEYTEVKGFIVENNEIRGVKTNRGIIKTGIVVNATNAWAKLINAMIGIPIDIPIEPYKHQAVITQPIKRGTIKPMVISFKYGHAYLTQTSHGGVIGGVGYEVGPTYDLESTYEFLREVSYYFTKIIPALKDLLILRTWAGYYAKTPDSNPAIGRIEEISDYYIAAGFSGHGFMMAPAVAEMVADLITKGKSKLPVEWYDPYRFERGELRSTALQMG, encoded by the coding sequence ATGCTTCCCGAGAAAAGTGAGATTGTTGTTATTGGTGGAGGAATTGTAGGAGTCACTATTGCACATGAGCTTGCCAAGAGGGGTGAAGACGTCACACTCTTAGAGAAGAGGTTCATAGGTTCAGGCTCAACTTTCCGTTGTGGAACTGGAATTAGACAGCAATTCAATGATGAAGCAAATGTTAAGGTCATGAAAAGATCTGTAGAGCTGTGGAAGAAGTACAGTGAGGAGTATGGATTTTCATTTGAGCAGACCGGATACTTGTTCTTGCTGTACGATGAGGAAGAAGTTGAGGAGTTCAAAAAGAATATAGCGATCCAAAATAAGTTTGGTGTTCCTACAAGGCTTATAACTCCAGAGGAAGCGAAGGAGATAGTCCCTCTCCTTGACATCAGCGAAGTAATTGCTGCATCTTGGAATCCAACAGACGGTAAGGCTGATCCCTTTGCTTCAACAACAGCTTTTGCCCTAAAGGCGAGGGAATATGGGGCAAAACTAATGGAGTATACTGAGGTAAAAGGGTTCATTGTTGAAAACAACGAAATTAGGGGAGTTAAAACAAACAGAGGAATAATAAAGACTGGTATAGTTGTTAATGCGACAAATGCATGGGCCAAGCTCATTAATGCTATGATAGGGATTCCTATAGACATTCCGATAGAACCTTACAAACATCAAGCCGTTATAACACAGCCGATAAAGAGGGGAACAATAAAGCCCATGGTTATCTCATTTAAGTATGGACATGCATATCTCACTCAAACTTCTCATGGAGGTGTGATTGGCGGGGTTGGCTATGAAGTTGGACCAACTTACGATTTAGAATCAACGTATGAGTTCCTTCGCGAAGTCAGTTATTACTTCACAAAAATAATTCCAGCCCTTAAAGATCTGCTTATTCTTAGAACGTGGGCTGGCTATTATGCAAAAACTCCCGATAGCAATCCAGCTATTGGAAGGATAGAGGAGATAAGCGATTATTACATAGCTGCAGGCTTTTCTGGGCATGGATTTATGATGGCTCCGGCGGTTGCTGAAATGGTGGCTGATTTGATAACTAAAGGAAAGTCAAAGCTACCAGTGGAGTGGTATGATCCCTATAGGTTTGAGAGAGGAGAACTCAGAAGTACTGCTCTTCAGATGGGCTGA
- a CDS encoding RsmB/NOP family class I SAM-dependent RNA methyltransferase → MLEKLISLGYSKTFAERYYELWGERAVKIAEAMEKPLPRCFRVNTLKTSIAELTKRLMKKGFQFRKVPWAREGFCLTREPFSITSTPEYLTGLIYIQEASSMYPPVALEPRPGEIIADMAAAPGGKASYISQLMENKGIIYAFDVGEERLKETRLNLSRLGVINTILIHKSSLYISELGIEFDRILLDAPCTGSGTIHKNPERKSNRTMKDVKFCQGLQMKMIEKALEVLKPGGILVYSTCSLEPEENEFVIQWVLENFDVKLLPLKYGEPALTRPFGVELSEEIKNARRFYPDTHRTSGFFVAKIMKV, encoded by the coding sequence ATGCTAGAGAAATTAATCTCCCTAGGCTATTCTAAAACTTTTGCAGAGAGATACTACGAGCTTTGGGGCGAAAGAGCCGTAAAGATAGCAGAAGCGATGGAAAAGCCTCTTCCAAGGTGCTTTAGGGTAAACACCTTAAAGACAAGCATAGCAGAACTGACTAAGAGACTCATGAAAAAAGGTTTTCAATTTAGAAAAGTTCCATGGGCAAGAGAAGGCTTTTGCTTAACACGGGAACCCTTTTCCATAACTTCAACTCCTGAATACTTAACGGGTCTGATTTACATCCAGGAAGCTAGTTCAATGTATCCTCCCGTTGCCCTAGAGCCGAGGCCAGGAGAAATCATAGCAGATATGGCGGCAGCCCCTGGAGGAAAAGCGAGCTACATTTCCCAGCTTATGGAAAACAAAGGTATTATTTATGCATTTGACGTTGGGGAAGAGAGGCTAAAAGAAACGAGGCTCAATTTGTCAAGGCTCGGAGTTATTAATACAATACTAATTCACAAATCTTCTCTATATATCTCCGAACTTGGTATTGAATTTGACAGGATACTCTTAGATGCTCCTTGCACTGGTAGCGGAACGATTCACAAAAACCCCGAGCGAAAAAGCAACAGAACTATGAAGGACGTTAAGTTCTGTCAGGGTCTTCAAATGAAAATGATAGAAAAAGCACTTGAAGTTCTCAAACCCGGGGGCATTTTGGTCTATTCAACTTGCTCTCTCGAACCCGAGGAAAATGAGTTCGTAATCCAATGGGTACTCGAAAATTTTGATGTCAAGTTACTCCCCCTCAAATACGGGGAACCCGCTTTGACAAGACCCTTCGGAGTAGAACTTAGTGAGGAAATAAAAAATGCAAGAAGGTTTTATCCAGATACTCACAGAACGAGCGGTTTCTTTGTTGCAAAGATAATGAAAGTCTAG
- a CDS encoding pyridoxal phosphate-dependent aminotransferase produces MALSDRLNLVNPSEIRKLFDIAAGMKDVISLGIGEPDFDTPEHIKEFAKEALDKGLTHYGPNIGLLELREAIAEKLKKQNGIEADPKTEIMVLVGANQAFLMSLATFLKDGEEVLIPSPMFVSYAPAVILAGGKPIEVPTYEENEFRLSVDDLEKYVTEKTRALIINSPNNPTGAVLTKKDLEEIADFAVEHDLIVISDEVYEHFIYDDAKHYSIASLDGMFERTITVNGFSKTFAMTGWRLGFVAAPSWVIEKMVRFQMYNATCPVTFIQYAAAKALRDERSWKAVEEMRKEYDRRRKLVWRRLNEMGLPTVKPKGAFYIFPRIRDTGLTSKEFSELMLKEARVAVVPGSAFGKAGEGYVRISYATAYEKLEEAMDRMERVLKEKGLT; encoded by the coding sequence ATGGCCCTTAGTGATAGACTTAATCTTGTAAATCCTTCAGAGATAAGAAAGCTTTTTGACATTGCTGCTGGAATGAAAGACGTAATATCTTTGGGGATAGGAGAGCCGGATTTTGACACTCCGGAACATATAAAGGAATTCGCTAAAGAGGCACTAGACAAAGGCCTAACACATTATGGTCCGAACATAGGACTCCTTGAGCTTAGGGAGGCCATAGCTGAAAAATTGAAGAAGCAAAATGGGATTGAAGCAGATCCAAAAACGGAGATAATGGTTCTAGTTGGAGCAAATCAGGCTTTCTTAATGAGTCTTGCAACGTTCCTCAAGGATGGAGAGGAAGTTCTCATACCAAGTCCAATGTTCGTTAGCTATGCCCCCGCTGTAATCCTTGCCGGGGGTAAACCCATTGAAGTTCCAACATATGAGGAAAATGAATTCAGATTGAGTGTAGATGATTTAGAGAAGTATGTTACCGAAAAAACAAGGGCTTTAATAATAAATTCACCTAATAATCCAACAGGAGCTGTTTTGACAAAGAAAGATCTCGAGGAGATAGCAGATTTTGCAGTAGAGCATGACTTGATTGTTATAAGTGATGAAGTTTATGAGCATTTCATATATGACGATGCAAAGCACTACAGCATAGCATCACTAGACGGCATGTTTGAGAGAACGATAACAGTAAACGGATTCTCCAAAACGTTTGCGATGACAGGATGGAGACTCGGATTTGTCGCGGCTCCTTCCTGGGTAATAGAGAAGATGGTAAGATTTCAAATGTATAACGCTACATGTCCAGTAACTTTCATCCAGTACGCAGCTGCCAAGGCATTGAGAGACGAGAGGAGCTGGAAAGCCGTTGAAGAGATGAGAAAGGAGTACGACAGGAGAAGAAAACTTGTATGGAGAAGGCTAAACGAAATGGGCCTTCCAACGGTAAAGCCAAAAGGAGCGTTTTACATATTCCCAAGGATAAGAGACACGGGGCTTACAAGTAAGGAGTTCAGCGAGCTAATGCTAAAAGAAGCAAGGGTAGCAGTAGTTCCGGGGAGTGCGTTTGGAAAAGCCGGAGAAGGCTATGTAAGAATAAGCTATGCAACCGCCTACGAGAAACTTGAAGAAGCAATGGACAGAATGGAGAGGGTATTAAAAGAAAAAGGCCTAACGTAA
- a CDS encoding ABC transporter permease produces the protein MEKEWNIASKELYLAVKTKRFIILLSIYLIFLGLAIYFSKNSALYESPSVGRQSMFGASGWVYMTPVAMIFMGNSMLWIFFGSLLGILLGADSINREVRDGTIKVLLGHPIYRDQVVFGKFLGNAIALAIVVFIGFAFTIAMMLIVGIPMEGLSVVRLLVLSLLILLYTLVFLSLGIMISSLLKSPETAIIVAIGVAVFFAILYPIVSSMISESIVGEPPECSPVTIIEEKVINGKVVRVTETTMEHCEEIYQEWSEKKRMWERRINILNPATHFAQLMIYTFSGEEGGHSYLPLGESLAHGINDLAILIVELLFPFSVAYARFMTTDLR, from the coding sequence ATGGAAAAAGAGTGGAACATAGCCTCAAAAGAGCTGTATCTAGCAGTAAAGACCAAAAGATTCATAATCCTACTTTCAATTTATTTAATTTTCCTTGGGCTTGCTATTTACTTCAGTAAAAACTCTGCACTATACGAAAGTCCTAGTGTGGGGAGACAAAGCATGTTCGGAGCAAGTGGTTGGGTGTACATGACTCCCGTTGCAATGATATTCATGGGAAATTCAATGCTATGGATATTCTTTGGTTCCCTTCTAGGGATCTTACTTGGAGCCGATTCTATAAACAGAGAAGTTAGAGACGGGACTATCAAAGTTCTCCTAGGTCACCCAATTTATAGGGATCAAGTGGTTTTTGGAAAGTTTTTGGGGAATGCAATTGCACTTGCGATAGTAGTGTTCATAGGCTTTGCATTCACAATAGCGATGATGCTTATAGTTGGGATTCCAATGGAAGGTCTTTCTGTAGTTCGGTTGCTAGTGCTTTCCCTATTAATACTCCTGTATACCTTGGTTTTTCTTAGCCTTGGAATAATGATTTCTTCCCTCTTAAAAAGCCCAGAAACAGCGATAATTGTGGCAATTGGAGTAGCGGTGTTTTTCGCGATTCTATATCCAATAGTCTCCAGCATGATTTCCGAGTCCATAGTAGGAGAACCTCCTGAATGTAGCCCAGTTACAATCATCGAAGAGAAAGTCATTAACGGGAAAGTCGTCAGAGTTACTGAGACAACCATGGAACACTGTGAGGAAATATATCAAGAATGGAGTGAAAAGAAAAGGATGTGGGAAAGGCGGATAAACATACTGAATCCTGCAACACACTTCGCTCAGCTGATGATATATACTTTTAGCGGTGAGGAAGGGGGACATAGCTATCTTCCACTGGGCGAAAGCTTGGCCCATGGAATTAATGACCTAGCAATTCTCATCGTAGAGTTACTGTTTCCATTCTCAGTAGCTTATGCCAGATTCATGACAACCGACTTACGTTAG
- a CDS encoding ABC transporter ATP-binding protein, which translates to MNVIEIENLTKSYGRLKAVDNLTLEVEKGIVFGFLGPNGAGKTTTILSMLGLIIPDSGSIRILGYDIFREPIKAKERLGFLPENATIYEDLTAWRNLDFFASFYNMPRQEKERRIEELLKLVGLWDVRYRRVKTFSKGMKQRLLLAQALINDPELLILDEPTSGLDPEGAYLVKNIIKEQRKEGKTIFFSSHILSEVEELADKVGIIVKGKLRTVGTLEDIKKQFMELEGYEIKLETKQPIPKIEHPEIIRMEKVSENKAIIFAKKDIREDISEVLSSKGITILSLEIEEPSLEDVFLKTIYRREEE; encoded by the coding sequence ATGAATGTCATTGAAATTGAAAATTTGACAAAAAGTTATGGAAGACTTAAAGCCGTTGACAATCTAACACTCGAAGTGGAAAAGGGCATAGTTTTTGGATTTTTAGGGCCAAATGGAGCTGGAAAAACAACGACTATCCTGAGTATGTTGGGGCTGATAATTCCCGATAGCGGAAGTATAAGGATACTTGGCTATGATATATTCAGAGAACCAATAAAGGCAAAGGAGAGACTAGGCTTTCTTCCCGAAAATGCCACAATATATGAAGACCTTACGGCTTGGAGAAATTTGGATTTCTTTGCGAGTTTTTATAACATGCCAAGACAAGAAAAGGAGAGAAGGATTGAAGAACTATTAAAGCTTGTGGGCCTCTGGGATGTGAGATATAGAAGGGTTAAGACGTTTTCTAAGGGAATGAAGCAGAGACTTCTGTTAGCCCAAGCCCTCATAAATGATCCGGAACTTTTAATATTAGACGAACCAACTAGCGGACTTGATCCCGAGGGGGCCTATCTCGTCAAAAACATAATAAAAGAGCAGAGAAAAGAGGGAAAGACAATATTTTTCTCATCTCATATATTAAGTGAAGTTGAGGAACTTGCCGATAAAGTTGGGATAATAGTTAAGGGAAAACTAAGAACAGTGGGGACCCTTGAGGATATAAAGAAACAGTTTATGGAGCTTGAAGGGTATGAGATAAAGCTTGAGACAAAGCAACCAATTCCGAAGATAGAGCACCCTGAGATCATAAGGATGGAAAAAGTTAGTGAAAATAAGGCAATCATCTTTGCAAAGAAGGATATAAGAGAAGATATTAGTGAAGTTCTCTCCTCTAAAGGTATAACTATTCTCAGCTTAGAAATTGAAGAGCCAAGTCTTGAGGATGTGTTTTTAAAGACCATATACAGGAGGGAAGAAGAATGA
- a CDS encoding ABC transporter permease: protein MSLLNIAIKEFEVGVRTKRFYATLALFLVIAVVMTKMMGVFVEEVGSYKTPFQALFFSSLSTAFNYGLSLFAILLGATAINQEIKDGTIKVLYSKPIYRDTIIFGKVLGGVISIAFVVGLFYAFMIALALIFGKPITSYDISRLLVIYPFTILYGIVMYSLGLLFSVIIKSPTNSLLAGIFAFLFLAIIIPSIIAPIIALAIAGLPHFSEAPMDNSTTVLESQEYQQWMDRYYSAYIKVIAISLPYHFEEICEMIFGRKTTEDILSSLSGVIEESGGNEISFVEDRSILESLSLVVNDIVVLLIGLFLFLVPSYVKFAKIDLR from the coding sequence ATGAGCTTACTGAATATAGCAATAAAGGAGTTTGAAGTTGGTGTAAGGACAAAGAGGTTTTATGCAACCCTAGCACTATTTCTTGTGATAGCGGTGGTTATGACAAAAATGATGGGTGTCTTTGTTGAGGAGGTTGGAAGTTATAAAACACCCTTCCAAGCATTGTTCTTCTCCTCACTCTCTACGGCCTTTAATTATGGATTATCTTTATTTGCAATCCTCTTGGGGGCAACGGCGATAAATCAGGAGATAAAGGATGGGACAATTAAGGTTCTGTATTCAAAGCCTATATATAGGGATACGATTATATTTGGGAAAGTTCTTGGGGGAGTCATTTCAATAGCGTTTGTAGTTGGATTGTTCTATGCTTTCATGATTGCTTTAGCTCTTATCTTTGGAAAACCTATTACGTCATATGATATCTCGAGGCTTTTGGTGATATACCCTTTTACAATCCTCTATGGCATAGTCATGTACTCTCTGGGCCTATTATTCTCTGTGATAATAAAAAGTCCAACAAACAGCCTCTTAGCAGGAATATTTGCATTCTTATTCTTGGCTATAATAATTCCCTCCATCATAGCTCCAATTATAGCACTTGCAATAGCAGGACTTCCTCACTTCAGTGAGGCCCCTATGGATAATTCAACTACAGTATTGGAAAGTCAGGAATACCAACAGTGGATGGATAGGTATTATTCTGCCTATATCAAGGTAATTGCGATCTCATTGCCATACCATTTTGAAGAGATATGTGAGATGATATTTGGCAGGAAAACAACTGAGGACATACTCTCATCTCTTTCGGGGGTGATTGAAGAGAGTGGCGGTAATGAAATAAGCTTTGTCGAGGATAGGTCAATACTCGAGTCACTAAGTCTAGTTGTGAATGATATTGTTGTATTGCTCATCGGGTTGTTCCTTTTCCTAGTTCCAAGCTATGTAAAGTTTGCAAAGATTGATTTGAGGTGA
- a CDS encoding sodium-dependent transporter, whose translation MEQREKWATKIGLILAMAGNAIGLGNFVRFPTQVAGNGGGAFMVPYFLALFLLGIPVMWVEWVQGRYGGKYGHGTLGPTFYLMARESLKPRTALIFGLIGGALAFATTTLLNSYYLHLIGWSAAYSWFSITGAYFGKNTGEFFSQYLSNHGLVFLFWGITVVLLGIAVGQGVSKGIERWVKVMMPLLYVFAIILVIYVFTLGSPLGDPNWSTIKGFEFIWSPNWAYLKQNLWKVMLAASGQIFFTLSLGMGIIQNYASYLGPKDDVALSGLATVSLNEFAEVVLGGSIAVPLAVAYAPKIVPADVLAKGSDAALEWISKNFGLGFSYTSLPNIFVQMGAAGRFFGALWFLLLWFAGFTSAIAMYNYLTALLEEDLGIPRKTGTWIVFVIYFLLGIPVVYISGYLDQVDAWISFQLALLALFDIIVGVWLFKPDNFWRELHEGAYINVPSIYKWITVIIAPIFIALPLFGTFSDLVSKTLEAPAKIAIVSMLLIGAIETYYAIKKKYGEELEKNEVIIRV comes from the coding sequence ATGGAACAAAGAGAAAAATGGGCAACTAAAATTGGATTGATTTTAGCGATGGCAGGAAATGCCATTGGTCTCGGTAACTTCGTCAGATTTCCAACCCAGGTAGCCGGAAACGGTGGAGGAGCATTCATGGTTCCATACTTCTTGGCACTATTCCTACTCGGAATTCCAGTGATGTGGGTCGAATGGGTTCAGGGAAGGTATGGAGGTAAGTACGGTCACGGTACACTTGGTCCAACGTTCTACCTCATGGCAAGAGAATCGCTTAAACCAAGGACGGCTTTAATATTCGGACTCATTGGTGGTGCGTTAGCCTTCGCAACGACAACCTTGCTTAACAGCTACTACCTCCACCTCATAGGATGGTCAGCAGCATATTCATGGTTTAGCATAACAGGTGCTTACTTTGGAAAGAACACCGGTGAGTTCTTCAGTCAGTACTTAAGCAACCATGGACTAGTATTCCTGTTCTGGGGTATAACGGTAGTGTTGCTTGGAATAGCCGTCGGTCAGGGTGTCAGTAAGGGTATCGAGAGATGGGTCAAGGTCATGATGCCCCTCTTGTACGTGTTTGCAATAATCCTAGTGATTTACGTGTTCACGCTGGGTTCACCACTGGGAGACCCGAACTGGTCAACGATAAAGGGATTTGAGTTCATATGGTCTCCAAACTGGGCATACCTCAAGCAGAACCTCTGGAAGGTCATGCTTGCTGCAAGTGGTCAGATATTCTTCACTCTGTCCCTTGGAATGGGTATCATTCAGAACTATGCTAGTTATCTGGGTCCAAAGGATGATGTAGCCCTTTCGGGACTAGCCACAGTCTCACTCAACGAGTTTGCTGAAGTTGTCCTTGGTGGTTCAATTGCAGTCCCACTTGCAGTAGCTTATGCTCCAAAGATCGTTCCAGCAGATGTCTTGGCAAAGGGCAGTGATGCTGCACTAGAGTGGATTTCAAAGAACTTTGGTCTTGGATTCTCATATACGAGCTTGCCAAACATATTCGTTCAAATGGGAGCTGCAGGAAGATTCTTTGGAGCCTTGTGGTTCCTCCTATTATGGTTCGCTGGATTCACCTCGGCAATAGCAATGTACAACTACCTAACAGCATTACTTGAAGAAGACCTAGGAATTCCAAGGAAGACTGGAACCTGGATAGTGTTTGTCATATACTTCCTCCTTGGAATACCGGTCGTATACATAAGTGGCTACCTTGACCAAGTAGATGCATGGATTAGCTTCCAGTTAGCACTCTTGGCGCTATTTGACATCATAGTTGGAGTATGGCTCTTCAAGCCAGACAACTTCTGGAGAGAGCTCCACGAGGGCGCATACATAAATGTCCCATCAATCTACAAGTGGATTACTGTAATAATTGCACCAATATTCATAGCTCTTCCACTCTTTGGAACTTTCAGCGACCTTGTTAGCAAGACCCTAGAAGCTCCTGCAAAAATAGCAATTGTTTCAATGCTCCTCATTGGAGCAATAGAAACATACTATGCCATTAAGAAGAAGTACGGAGAGGAGTTAGAGAAGAACGAGGTAATCATAAGAGTCTGA
- a CDS encoding NEW3 domain-containing protein has translation MRQIAVPVLFILMISLIPTFVFSNEIVQEITVYSGYLKPGETLKVDEYKIEVKIGVDGYPYLFVKGPEGGNFARADFGLKLVLGSVNVITGRYFDDKGLFLVVTYKVEGERYQAKSGVYFEGFSIFSVTNTSVELKYNGNVIKLPTNRSIRINGYLLKFDGDYIYVYRLPTVSLLRSEKSEGYIVVKFPYKEIFANPGSSVVLPLTIFNNGTNSTVITVSPLSIPEGWNATFTYNNVEVGSLEIEPKSYITLLLTVSIPQKAEGRHYVSFTINSEVVTLEIDVKHKPEKAEEFKIETPILSQEAEAGILLTFPMVVLPPRDVLVTISVKAPEGWRGYALYQGVRVSKIMLNKGQAGSLSIEVEVPRNAELGSHKVSVELKFYDTDGTLLKSITKEFWVNIYKTYKGEKATLKLIVVDESGMPVPRANVQINEETYGTDSNGMLEVKLDPGEYRIAVSKEGYEKKEEIVKLEDGEIKELKVMLIKEAYYFDVETESDVYSIVLGEVSVPLTVTIRNLGRNDDEYKLKVENLPEAWNAMFSQTPEGSIEITTIRVESGKAENVYLRIYPSLNSKPGIYNLTIVVQSSSGIIKRVPIKVKLIGSYRLGVNIPNYRMSITAGEEKSTTIALVNFGTAPITNIKITASGPQGWDIKVSEPSIPILDPKDSVRVMITIKVPEGTPAGDYRVRIQVKSDQQEWQDSIRVVVKQKSTSAYIGLLILVLAFGIVIYMMRRIGRR, from the coding sequence ATGAGGCAAATAGCAGTTCCAGTTTTGTTTATCCTTATGATCTCCCTAATTCCTACTTTCGTATTCTCAAATGAAATCGTTCAAGAAATAACTGTATACAGCGGATACCTAAAACCGGGTGAGACTCTAAAGGTTGACGAATATAAAATTGAAGTGAAAATAGGTGTTGATGGTTATCCATATCTATTCGTTAAAGGTCCAGAAGGTGGAAATTTTGCTAGGGCAGATTTTGGCCTTAAACTGGTCCTTGGAAGTGTCAATGTGATAACTGGCAGGTATTTTGACGATAAGGGCCTCTTCCTTGTTGTAACTTATAAGGTTGAAGGAGAGAGGTATCAAGCAAAAAGTGGAGTTTACTTTGAAGGATTTTCAATATTCTCTGTCACAAACACATCAGTAGAGCTGAAATATAATGGGAACGTCATAAAATTGCCAACAAACAGAAGCATTAGGATAAATGGATATCTTCTGAAATTTGACGGTGACTACATCTACGTCTATAGACTTCCAACAGTGTCTCTCTTAAGGAGTGAAAAATCTGAAGGGTATATTGTCGTTAAGTTTCCATACAAGGAGATTTTTGCAAATCCTGGATCGTCTGTTGTTCTTCCATTGACAATATTCAATAATGGGACGAATTCCACGGTAATAACGGTGTCACCCCTTTCTATTCCAGAAGGTTGGAATGCAACTTTTACTTACAACAATGTTGAGGTTGGGAGTCTTGAAATTGAGCCAAAATCCTATATAACGTTGTTACTTACTGTTTCAATTCCTCAAAAGGCAGAGGGAAGACATTATGTTTCTTTTACAATAAATAGTGAGGTAGTCACCTTAGAAATAGACGTTAAACACAAACCGGAGAAAGCTGAAGAATTCAAAATTGAAACACCAATTTTATCCCAAGAAGCTGAAGCAGGGATCTTACTAACGTTTCCTATGGTAGTTCTTCCTCCGCGGGATGTTCTAGTAACAATAAGCGTGAAAGCTCCAGAGGGATGGAGAGGTTACGCTCTATACCAAGGAGTTAGGGTTTCCAAGATAATGCTCAACAAAGGTCAGGCTGGATCCTTGAGCATTGAAGTAGAAGTGCCCAGGAATGCCGAACTCGGTAGTCATAAGGTTTCAGTTGAGTTAAAGTTCTACGATACTGATGGAACTCTTCTCAAATCAATAACTAAGGAGTTTTGGGTCAACATATACAAGACTTATAAAGGAGAAAAAGCAACGTTGAAACTTATTGTTGTGGATGAGTCAGGAATGCCGGTTCCAAGAGCAAATGTTCAAATAAATGAGGAGACCTACGGAACAGATAGTAATGGGATGCTTGAGGTAAAACTTGATCCTGGAGAATACAGAATAGCAGTAAGCAAGGAGGGATACGAAAAGAAGGAAGAAATAGTAAAGCTAGAAGATGGAGAAATAAAAGAGTTGAAAGTCATGCTTATTAAAGAGGCCTACTACTTTGATGTTGAAACGGAGTCAGATGTGTACTCAATAGTTCTCGGAGAAGTGTCAGTACCACTCACGGTCACAATTAGGAACTTAGGAAGAAATGATGATGAGTATAAGCTAAAGGTTGAGAACCTGCCTGAAGCGTGGAATGCAATGTTTAGCCAAACCCCTGAGGGTTCAATAGAGATAACGACCATAAGGGTAGAGTCAGGAAAGGCAGAAAACGTATACCTAAGGATTTATCCCTCCTTGAACTCAAAGCCAGGGATTTATAATTTGACAATAGTAGTCCAGAGCTCTAGTGGGATAATCAAGAGAGTTCCAATTAAGGTCAAGCTAATAGGTTCGTACCGCTTGGGCGTTAACATCCCCAACTATAGAATGTCAATAACGGCAGGAGAAGAAAAGAGCACTACTATAGCCCTTGTCAACTTTGGAACGGCTCCAATTACGAATATCAAAATAACAGCTTCAGGTCCCCAGGGATGGGATATTAAGGTATCTGAACCCTCAATACCGATCCTTGATCCAAAGGATAGTGTGAGGGTTATGATAACGATCAAAGTTCCCGAGGGAACTCCAGCCGGGGACTACAGGGTAAGGATACAGGTAAAGTCTGACCAGCAGGAGTGGCAGGATAGTATTAGGGTCGTTGTAAAGCAAAAGTCTACTTCGGCATACATAGGCCTTCTGATACTTGTTTTGGCATTTGGAATCGTGATATATATGATGAGAAGAATAGGCAGGAGGTAG